In the genome of Nonlabens agnitus, the window TAGTCGACGTACTCACCTACCGTTTTCTTGGATGGTTGGGTATGCGTTCTTGAGGTAGAATTACTGTTATTGATGATGGTCTCGCCTTCCTTGGCAGTGTTTTGATAGGAAGAATCGTTCTGACGTTGCTCAAACTGGCGTTGAACTCGATCCATGGCTTTCTTACCTGCCCATTTTAAAATGGATTTGCCATACATTCTCACGATCAATCGTACGGCAAGATAAACGCCCACGATAATTAGAATAGCCTGTAGTAATTTCAAGTTTTAAAGCTTTGCCATAAAATTACGGTGCTACCTATTTGAGACTCTTTAATAAATCTTAAATTTGGTTCACATTATACACTATGCTAACTAACAAAACAATCGTTCCTTTTCTACTTGGAATGTTCATGATTCCGTTTGCGGTGTTGGGCCAATATACAGAAACCATCAATACCAACAATCCTGGACAATCACAAGGTGCCTTTGCAGTAGGTGTGAATGTCATTCAAGTAGAAGGTTCTGCTTTTTATCGCAGTGAAGAACATAGCTTACTTAATTATGAACGCGATATAACCGGTCTTGCTTTTCAATTGCGCTATGGTCTCTTATGGGAAGAGCTGGAAATCTCCTATTTTGGAGCCTTTGAAAATGTAAACGAGACGATCAATCAAGGTTTTGGTACACAGGAAAACAAATTTTCTAATTTCTCCCGCAGCACGTTGGGTGCAAAATATCTCATTTTGGATCCGCTAAAAAAATGGGGTGAGCGCAAAGTGAATCTCTACAGTTATCATGATAACCGCAGACTTAAATGGCGCGACTTGGTTCCTGCAATATCGGTTTTTGCAGGTGCTAATATTGACCTGGCAGATCCCAACAGTTTATTACCACCAGATAATGCGACCTTTTCACCTAGAGCAGAGTTGATTACCCAAAACAACTTTGGCCGTTGGGTATTTGTAGGGAACTTTATTGCAGACCGCATTGGGACTGATTTCCCAGCTTACGGTGGTATTTTTACGTTGACACACAGCATCAATAATAAGTGGGCCGCTTTTGGAGAGTTTCAAACCATCATTTCAGATTTTTATAGTGACGATATTGCTCGCGCCGGTGGCGCTTATTTGATCAATGACCACTGGCAGCTAGACGCCAGTGCAGCCGTTAATTTCAAGGATACTCCTAGCCTTTTTCAAATCAACGTGGGCATGAGCTATAGAATCGACCGTCATAAGGATCCCGTAATACAACAGTAATTTCCCTAACCATCATTCATGAGTATTACCGTTAAACGTATCTCCAGTAAAAAGGATATTAAAAAGTTTGTGAAGTTCCCCATGGAGCTTTACAAGAACAATCCATACTTCGTTCCGCCCATTATCAAGGACGAGATGGAAACTTTTGATCCCGATAAAAACAAAGTGTTTAAAAATGCAGACTGCTGGTTGTTTCTCGCTTTTCGCGAAAGCGAAATAGTAGGACGCATCGCTGCGATTATCAATCACCTGGAAGTCAATGAGCAACACAAGCCTAAGATGCGTTTTGGTTGGTTGGACATGATAGACGATATCGAAGTGACCAAGGCTCTTTTGAATGAAGTGCACCAAATAGGAAAAGAACACGACCTTGAGTATGCTGAAGGTCCTGTAGGGTTCACTCTTATGGACAAGGCCGGCATGCTGGTTAAAGGATATGATGAACTGGCGACCATGATCACCTGGTACAATCATCCTTATTATAAGGAACATATGGAGCAATTGGGCTACTCAAAAAGTGCTGAATGGGTAGAATATAAGTTTGTACCACCCAACCCTATTCCAGAGCGTTTCCACAAGTTTGCAGACCTTGTAGCAAAACGATATAAACTCACGACCTTAAAGTTCAAGAACATCAAGGAAGTGGAGCCTTATGTAGATGCAATGTTTGAGTTGCTGAATCAGACCTATTCGAAATTGGTCACTTTCGTTCCTATACAGCAATATCAAATAGATTTGTATAAAGAGAAGTATCTACCCATCATCAATCCTGATTTTCTGGAATGTGTGGTGGATGAAGAAGGAAAGCTGGTCGCATTTGCCATCACCATGCCTTCATTTTCTGAAGCTTTGCAAAAAGCAAATGGAAAGCTTTTTCCTTTTGGTATCCTTCACCTATTAAAAGCTAAAAAGAAGAACAATCGCGCTGCTTTCTATTTGATAGGTATTCACCCTAAGCTTCAAGGTAAAGGCGTTACAGCGATGATGTTTCGCAACGTGACCCAAAACTTTATGGATTATGGCATTGGATTGTGTGAGACTAATCCAGAATTGGAAGACAATGTAGCTGTACAAGCCTTATGGAAGGATTATGATCCTGTGCTGCATAAGCGCCGCCGTATCTATCGTAAAAATCTAGTTTGAATAAATTAGACCCACAACGTATACTATTTGAGGACAATCATTTGATTGCCGTCAACAAAAACTCTGGCGATCTGGTCCAAGGCGATAAAACCGGTGACGTGATCCTGCCCGATATTATCAAAGATTACATTGCGGTCAAATACGACAAACCTGGAGCCGTCTATTTAGGCGTTACTCATCGACTGGATAGGCCTACGTCTGGAGCCGTTATTTTTGCAAGAACGTCAAAGGCTCTTACCAGAATGAATAAGCTCTTTGCCGACCACGACACCAAAAAAATCTATTGGGCCGTAGTTGAAGGTCATGTAAGTCAAGAACGTCAGTCTTTGACGCATTATTTGCTGCGCAATCCCAAGCAAAATAAGAGCTATGCTCATGATCACGAGGTCCCTAATTCAAAAAAAGCTACTCTTCATTACAAATTACTGCACAGGCTGGACAACTATAGTTTATTAGAAGTGACCCTAGAAACGGGTAGGCATCATCAAATCAGGTCGCAGCTTAGTAAAATAGGCCATGTCATTAAAGGAGATTTAAAGTATGGTGCCAGACGCAGTAACAAAGATGGAAGCATCCATTTACACGCAAGATTCTTATCTTTCATACATCCAGTAAGAAAGGAACCGGTCCACATCACAGCACCGGTTCCTTCACACGATCCCATCTGGAAAGCTATAGAAAAGAATTTATGACGCCAGCCCAAGTACATCAACAACAATCTGATTTATTTAGAACCCGTAAAACCTTTGATGTCTCGTATCGTATCCAGGCTTTAAAAAAGCTCAAATCTGTTCTTGAGAAGAATGAAAACGAGGTTTATAAAGCCTTAAAACAGGATTTGGGCAAGAGCGAATTTGAAGCTTTTGTAACAGAGTTTCAGGTAGTGATGGGCGAATTGGATACTTATATCAAAAAGACCAGAACGTGGTCTCGACCCAAAAAAGTGAGCGCAGCCCTACTCAACTTCCCATCTAAGGCGAGACGCTATCCAGAAC includes:
- a CDS encoding DUF4834 family protein, which codes for MKLLQAILIIVGVYLAVRLIVRMYGKSILKWAGKKAMDRVQRQFEQRQNDSSYQNTAKEGETIINNSNSTSRTHTQPSKKTVGEYVDYEEID
- a CDS encoding transporter gives rise to the protein MLTNKTIVPFLLGMFMIPFAVLGQYTETINTNNPGQSQGAFAVGVNVIQVEGSAFYRSEEHSLLNYERDITGLAFQLRYGLLWEELEISYFGAFENVNETINQGFGTQENKFSNFSRSTLGAKYLILDPLKKWGERKVNLYSYHDNRRLKWRDLVPAISVFAGANIDLADPNSLLPPDNATFSPRAELITQNNFGRWVFVGNFIADRIGTDFPAYGGIFTLTHSINNKWAAFGEFQTIISDFYSDDIARAGGAYLINDHWQLDASAAVNFKDTPSLFQINVGMSYRIDRHKDPVIQQ
- a CDS encoding GTP cyclohydrolase; this encodes MSITVKRISSKKDIKKFVKFPMELYKNNPYFVPPIIKDEMETFDPDKNKVFKNADCWLFLAFRESEIVGRIAAIINHLEVNEQHKPKMRFGWLDMIDDIEVTKALLNEVHQIGKEHDLEYAEGPVGFTLMDKAGMLVKGYDELATMITWYNHPYYKEHMEQLGYSKSAEWVEYKFVPPNPIPERFHKFADLVAKRYKLTTLKFKNIKEVEPYVDAMFELLNQTYSKLVTFVPIQQYQIDLYKEKYLPIINPDFLECVVDEEGKLVAFAITMPSFSEALQKANGKLFPFGILHLLKAKKKNNRAAFYLIGIHPKLQGKGVTAMMFRNVTQNFMDYGIGLCETNPELEDNVAVQALWKDYDPVLHKRRRIYRKNLV
- a CDS encoding RluA family pseudouridine synthase, producing MNKLDPQRILFEDNHLIAVNKNSGDLVQGDKTGDVILPDIIKDYIAVKYDKPGAVYLGVTHRLDRPTSGAVIFARTSKALTRMNKLFADHDTKKIYWAVVEGHVSQERQSLTHYLLRNPKQNKSYAHDHEVPNSKKATLHYKLLHRLDNYSLLEVTLETGRHHQIRSQLSKIGHVIKGDLKYGARRSNKDGSIHLHARFLSFIHPVRKEPVHITAPVPSHDPIWKAIEKNL